A window from Zingiber officinale cultivar Zhangliang chromosome 7A, Zo_v1.1, whole genome shotgun sequence encodes these proteins:
- the LOC121999224 gene encoding 11S globulin seed storage protein 2-like, with translation MPNMFSMQGSIGTFGMVLPEATKEKVIGIKKGDAIALPFGVVTWWFNPNDTELVVLFLGDTSKGHKAGQFTNFPITDTNGIFTGFSTEFVSRAWDQTEDEAMNLVSSQTNSGIVKVKDGQEMPAPSPKDKEGIVLNCEEVPLDVDIKNGGCVVVLDTENLPLVGQVGLGADLVRINGHAMCSPGFSCDSAYQVTYIVRGSGHVQVVRVDGKCVLKTHVKVGYLFIVPRFFVVSKITDADGMEWFSIISTPNPVFTHLAGKTSVWKAMSSEVLQAAFDTTPELEKLFRFKRTSDEIFFPPD, from the exons ATGCCTAATATGTTTTCGATGCAAGGAA GTATTGGAACTTTTGGCATGGTGCTTCCAGAGGCTACAAAAGAGAAGGTAATTGGGATAAAGAAGGGCGATGCTATTGCCCTTCCTTTTGGAGTTGTGACCTGGTGGTTCAATCCCAATGACACTGAACTTGTGGTACTCTTCCTCGGGGACACTTCGAAGGGCCACAAGGCTGGGCAATTCACCAATTTCCCCATCACTGACACCAATGGCATCTTCACAGGCTTCAGTACTGAATTTGTTAGTCGTGCTTGGGACCAAACTGAAGATGAGGCAATGAACCTTGTCAGCAGCCAAACCAATTCTGGTATTGTCAAGGTTAAGGATGGCCAAGAAATGCCTGCACCTTCACCGAAGGATAAAGAGGGCATAGTACTCAACTGCGAGGAAGTGCCTCTAGACGTGGACATCAAGAACGGTGGATGTGTTGTAGTCCTGGACACTGAGAATCTTCCACTGGTCGGACAGGTTGGCCTTGGTGCTGATCTCGTGAGGATCAATGGCCATGCCATGTGTTCTCCTGGATTCTCTTGTGATTCAGCTTACCAGGTGACTTATATCGTTAGAGGCAGCGGTCATGTTCAGGTGGTCAGGGTCGACGGCAAGTGTGTTCTCAAGACACATGTGAAGGTTGGTTATCTCTTCATCGTGCCAAGGTTCTTTGTTGTATCAAAGATTACTGATGCTGATGGAATGGAGTGGTTCTCTATCATATCCACACCTAA CCCTGTGTTCACTCATTTAGCCGGAAAGACTTCTGTGTGGAAGGCGATGTCCTCGGAGGTGTTGCAAGCTGCGTTCGACACCACCCCTGAGCTAGAGAAGTTGTTCAGATTTAAAAGGACTTCCGATGAAATCTTCTTCCCTCCCGATTAA
- the LOC121999935 gene encoding eukaryotic translation initiation factor 1A-like → MLGNGRCKLTCIDGSKRLCHIHGKIHKKVWIAAGDIILVGLRDYQDDNANIIFKYMPDDACFLKAYGELPENIRLNEGIGGLDEEDEGGVDDYIECEDEDIDKI, encoded by the coding sequence ATGCTCGGAAACGGCCGCTGCAAGTTGACGTGCATCGATGGATCGAAGCGCCTCTGCCACATCCACGGcaagatacacaagaaggtctGGATCGCCGCCGGGGACATCATCCTCGTCGGCCTCCGAGACTACCAGGACGACAACGCGAACATCATCTTCAAGTATATGCCTGACGATGCCTGTTTCCTTAAGGCCTACGGTGAACTCCCTGAGAACATCCGCCTCAACGAGGGCATTGGAGGGCTCGACGAGGAGGACGAGGGTGGTGTCGATGACTACATCGAGTGCGAGGATGAAGATATTGACAAGATCTAA
- the LOC121999934 gene encoding eukaryotic translation initiation factor 1A-like yields the protein MLGNGRYEETCINGSKCLCHIRGKMHKKVWIAAGDIILVDLRDYQDDNADIIFKYMPYEAHLLKVYGELPENIRLNVGIERLDEEDEGGADDYIECEDEDIDKI from the coding sequence ATGCTCGGAAACGGCCGCTATGAGGAAACGTGCATCAACGGATCGAAGTGCCTCTGCCACATCCGCGGCAAGATGCACAAGAAGGTCTGGATCGCCGCCGGGGACATCATCCTCGTCGACCTCCGAGACTACCAGGACGACAACGCGGACATCATCTTCAAGTATATGCCTTACGAGGCCCATCTCCTTAAGGTCTACGGTGAGCTCCCTGAGAACATCCGCCTCAACGTGGGCATCGAACGGCTCGACGAGGAGGACGAGGGTGGTGCCGATGACTACATCGAGTGCGAGGATGAAGATATTGACAAGATCTAA
- the LOC122001001 gene encoding probable LRR receptor-like serine/threonine-protein kinase IRK encodes MWNLLRFVLGSFLFLWPLLAESAALNDDVLGLIVFKADIVDPLSKLASWNEDEDDPCAWTGVKCSPRGNRVIELSLSGFSLSGRIGRGLLQLAALQTLDLSGNNLSGSLYPGLLQLASLRVVDLSGNNLSGMIADEFFEQCRSLRSLSLANNALSGEIPRSIGSCSTLAALNLSSNQLSGSLPSGLWSLFALRTLDLSDNALVGEIPKGVSRLYNLRSIGLRGNHFAGRLPDDLGDCLLLRHLDVSANLLTGDLPESIRKLTLCRRLALSSNLFAGPVPSWIGEMNNLEFLDLSANWFSGRIPESIRACRSLKNLDLSGNSLTGNLPPWMFELELNELSVSGNRMSGFISAAADAPGGRFLSHLDLSGNGFSGGVPSALGTFQGLRFLNLSRNSFSGSIPAAVLALEKVEVLDLSMNMINGNIPPEIGKAVSLKELSLEKNSLTGGIPAQIGNCSSLRILLLSLNNLTGPVPPTVSNLTELEIVDLSFNRLSGNLPKQLSNLAHLNWFNISHNFFSGHLPAGNFFNTIPLSSISENPGLCGSAVNRTCRTVLPKPIVLNPNSSSSSPNATLSSDSIRHKKIILSISALIAIGAATVIALGVITITILNMRVRATSAGSHLPAASALSDGYYSNSPASDVTSNKLVMFSGDDTAGFCAGAHAILNKDCELGRGGFGTVYKTNLQDGRPVAIKKLTVSSLVKSQVDFERDVKKLGKLRHSNLVALEGYYWTQSLQLLIYEYVSGGNLYQHLHECSNSSSLSWQERFHVILGIARSLDYLHRLNIIHYNLKSSNVLIDGSGEAKVGDYGLAKLLPMLDRYVLSSKIQSALGYMAPEFACRTVKITEKCDVYGFGVLVLEIITGRRPVEYMEDDVVVLSDSVRVALEAGRVDELVDGKVGGKFPMEEVVPVVKLGLVCTSQVPSSRPTMSEVVHILELIICPQESHEEELT; translated from the exons ATGTGGAACCTTCTCCGCTTCGTCTTGGGGTCATTCCTCTTCCTCTGGCCCTTGCTGGCGGAATCCGCCGCCCTGAACGACGACGTGCTCGGCTTAATCGTATTCAAGGCCGACATTGTGGATCCCCTCTCCAAGTTGGCGTCTTGGAATGAGGACGAGGACGACCCGTGCGCATGGACGGGCGTCAAGTGCAGTCCGCGGGGAAACCGCGTGATCGAGCTGTCGTTGTCCGGCTTCTCCCTCTCCGGCAGGATCGGACGCGGACTCCTCCAGCTCGCGGCCCTTCAAACCCTGGACCTTTCAGGCAACAACCTCTCCGGGAGCCTCTACCCCGGCCTCCTCCAGCTCGCTTCCCTCCGGGTCGTCGACCTCAGCGGCAACAATCTCTCTGGGATGATTGCCGATGAGTTCTTCGAGCAATGTCGGTCATTGAGGTCTCTCTCGTTGGCGAATAATGCCCTTTCCGGAGAGATCCCTCGGAGCATCGGCTCTTGCTCCACCTTGGCGGCCTTGAATCTGTCATCGAACCAGCTCTCGGGTTCTTTGCCAAGCGGCCTCTGGTCCCTATTTGCTCTTCGAACCCTAGACCTTTCCGACAATGCCCTAGTTGGAGAGATACCAAAGGGAGTTAGTCGACTATACAACTTAAGGTCGATCGGATTGAGAGGAAATCACTTCGCCGGCCGATTGCCGGATGACCTAGGCGACTGTTTGCTGCTGAGACACCTCGACGTCAGTGCAAATTTACTCACCGGCGACCTTCCCGAATCCATTCGGAAACTCACATTATGCCGCCGTTTGGCCCTGAGCTCCAATTTATTCGCAGGGCCAGTCCCATCATGGATTGGGGAAATGAACAACTTGGAGTTCCTTGATTTGTCTGCCAATTGGTTTTCTGGCAGAATCCCCGAGTCGATCCGTGCTTGCAGAAGCTTGAAAAACTTGGATTTGAGTGGCAACTCGCTGACTGGAAATCTTCCGCCATGGATGTTCGAATTGGAGTTGAATGAGCTTTCGGTTTCAGGAAATAGAATGAGTGGATTCATCTCGGCAGCTGCCGATGCGCCCGGTGGTCGGTTTCTGAGTCATCTGGATTTGTCAGGGAATGGATTCTCGGGCGGAGTCCCTTCGGCTCTCGGCACTTTTCAAGGCCTGAGATTTTTGAACCTTTCCAGGAATTCATTTTCAGGTTCTATACCTGCTGCTGTGTTGGCGCTGGAGAAAGTGGAGGTTCTTGATCTTAGTATGAACATGATCAATGGAAACATTCCGCCGGAGATTGGGAAAGCAGTGTCCCTGAAGGAGCTCAGTCTCGAGAAGAATTCTCTGACTGGAGGAATCCCAGCGCAGATAGGGAATTGCTCTTCCCTCAGAATTCT ATTATTGTCGCTGAATAATCTGACAGGTCCTGTACCTCCCACAGTTTCCAATCTCACCGAACTTGAGATCGTGGATCTTTCGTTCAATAGATTGAGTGGCAACCTCCCAAAGCAGCTATCCAATCTTGCCCATCTCAACTGGTTCAACATATCCCACAATTTCTTCTCCGGCCATCTTCCTGCCGGAAACTTCTTCAATACCATCCCGCTTTCTTCCATCTCGGAAAACCCCGGACTCTGCGGCTCGGCAGTCAATCGCACCTGCCGCACTGTTCTCCCGAAGCCAATAGTCCTCAATCCCAACTCATCCAGTTCGTCTCCGAATGCCACACTCTCATCTGACAGCATTCGCCACAAGAAAATCATACTCAGCATATCCGCCCTCATTGCGATTGGAGCTGCTACCGTGATTGCTCTCGGTGTGATCACCATCACCATCCTCAACATGCGTGTGCGAGCCACCTCCGCTGGTTCCCATTTGCCTGCTGCCTCTGCCCTCTCCGATGGCTACTACAGCAACTCTCCTGCAAGCGATGTGACCTCGAACAAGCTTGTTATGTTCTCAGGGGACGACACTGCAGGTTTTTGTGCTGGAGCTCATGCGATTCTAAACAAGGACTGCGAACTGGGCCGCGGCGGCTTCGGTACCGTTTACAAGACAAATCTCCAGGATGGAAGGCCAGTGGCTATCAAGAAGCTCACAGTTTCGAGCCTAGTGAAGTCGCAAGTAGATTTTGAAAGGGATGTTAAAAAGCTAGGAAAATTGAGGCATTCTAATCTAGTGGCTCTGGAAGGGTACTATTGGACTCAATCCTTGCAGCTCCTTATATACGAGTATGTCTCAGGTGGGAATCTGTACCAGCACCTCCATGAATGTTCCAACTCAAGCTCCCTCTCATGGCAAGAACGCTTCCATGTGATTCTTGGGATTGCGAGAAGTTTAGATTACCTCCATCGGCTGAATATTATCCACTACAACCTGAAGTCGAGCAACGTCCTTATTGATGGCTCAGGCGAGGCCAAGGTGGGAGACTATGGATTGGCCAAATTGTTACCGATGCTTGATAGATACGTGCTTAGCAGCAAGATTCAGAGTGCTCTTGGGTATATGGCACCGGAGTTTGCATGCCGGACAGTGAAGATAACTGAAAAATGTGATGTCTATGGATTCGGGGTGTTGGTCTTGGAGATCATCACCGGAAGACGGCCGGTTGAGTACATGGAGGATGATGTGGTGGTGCTTAGTGATTCAGTAAGAGTTGCACTAGAAGCAGGAAGAGTGGATGAACTAGTGGATGGAAAGGTGGGTGGAAAGTTTCCGATGGAGGAGGTTGTGCCGGTGGTGAAATTGGGACTGGTATGTACATCGCAAGTCCCATCAAGCCGGCCTACCATGAGTGAAGTTGTTCATATTTTGGAGTTGATCATATGCCCACAGGAGAGTCATGAGGAGGAGCTGACTTGA